The following are encoded in a window of Sminthopsis crassicaudata isolate SCR6 chromosome 3, ASM4859323v1, whole genome shotgun sequence genomic DNA:
- the DRC12 gene encoding dynein regulatory complex protein 12 isoform X1 produces MCLFPPTGHQDATKNQRKDIKSWGTEKEKEESRTDAEAEAKHRRTALEMDILHDFLALRRDETRQAIAGKERLRERLQELEAEVKEARSDGEAVYAEMNRQYQALKEESETQSHRLEEEVKILQKELETCQREAKTAKGEAEQALAERDKTLAQLQAYVTDMEAKYEEILHHSLDRLLTKLTAAKLEWDATALRLHDKYKEQLQQFGLNPLDL; encoded by the exons ATGTGCCTATTTCCTCCCACAGGACACCAAGATGCCaccaaaaatcaaaggaaagatatCAAAAGCTgggggacagaaaaagaaaaagaagagtcaaG GACAGATGCTGAAGCTGAGGCCAAGCACAGAAGAACAGCCCTGGAGATGGACATCCTCCATGACTTTCTGG CTCTTCGGCGGGATGAGACTCGCCAGGCTATAGCTGGCAAAGAACGACTACGAGAGAGGCTGCAGGAGTTGGAGGCTGAAGTGAAGGAGGCTCGGAGTGATGGAGAGGCTGTGTACGCAG AAATGAATCGGCAGTACCAAGCCCTGAAGGAAGAGAGTGAGACACAAAGCCATCGGCTGGAAGAGGAAGTAAAGATCCTCCAGAAAGAACTAG AGACGTgtcaaagagaggcaaaaactGCTAAGGGAGAGGCGGAACAAGCATTAGCAGAGAGAGACAAGACCCTTGCTCAGCTGCAGGCCTATGTGACAGACATGGAGGCTAAGTATGAAGAAATTCTACAT CACAGCCTGGATCGGCTTTTGACCAAACTGACAGCAGCCAAGCTTGAGTGGGACGCTACTGCCCTGAGGCTCCATGACAAGTACAAAGAACAACTTCAGCAATTTGGGCTCAACCCCCTGGACCTCTGA
- the DRC12 gene encoding dynein regulatory complex protein 12 isoform X2 gives MPPKIKGKISKAGGQKKKKKSQDAEAEAKHRRTALEMDILHDFLALRRDETRQAIAGKERLRERLQELEAEVKEARSDGEAVYAEMNRQYQALKEESETQSHRLEEEVKILQKELETCQREAKTAKGEAEQALAERDKTLAQLQAYVTDMEAKYEEILHHSLDRLLTKLTAAKLEWDATALRLHDKYKEQLQQFGLNPLDL, from the exons ATGCCaccaaaaatcaaaggaaagatatCAAAAGCTgggggacagaaaaagaaaaagaagagtcaaG ATGCTGAAGCTGAGGCCAAGCACAGAAGAACAGCCCTGGAGATGGACATCCTCCATGACTTTCTGG CTCTTCGGCGGGATGAGACTCGCCAGGCTATAGCTGGCAAAGAACGACTACGAGAGAGGCTGCAGGAGTTGGAGGCTGAAGTGAAGGAGGCTCGGAGTGATGGAGAGGCTGTGTACGCAG AAATGAATCGGCAGTACCAAGCCCTGAAGGAAGAGAGTGAGACACAAAGCCATCGGCTGGAAGAGGAAGTAAAGATCCTCCAGAAAGAACTAG AGACGTgtcaaagagaggcaaaaactGCTAAGGGAGAGGCGGAACAAGCATTAGCAGAGAGAGACAAGACCCTTGCTCAGCTGCAGGCCTATGTGACAGACATGGAGGCTAAGTATGAAGAAATTCTACAT CACAGCCTGGATCGGCTTTTGACCAAACTGACAGCAGCCAAGCTTGAGTGGGACGCTACTGCCCTGAGGCTCCATGACAAGTACAAAGAACAACTTCAGCAATTTGGGCTCAACCCCCTGGACCTCTGA